The following DNA comes from Mucilaginibacter jinjuensis.
CATCGGCCTTAAACTCAATGGTATCTTCCTTCAGCTTAACCGGGTTAATATCGGTAATGGTTACGCCATTCAGCATGTGCGATTCAAACTTCATCACAATGGTACCCAGGTTAACCGTTTTTACATCGGCCGGGAGAATTATATGGCGTTTTAAAGGTTGGAAACCAATAGAGGTCAAGGTAAGGTCGAAAGTATTGCCCTGTACATTATTAAAGTTGAAAGCGCCGTTGGCATCGGTAGCCGTGCTCACGCTGTCTTTCCCGGTTTTGAGTTTGATGGTAGCACCAATAACGCTTAAACCTGTCGAGTCTTTAACAATCCCGCTTACCGGCCTTGCCGTTTGGGCTTTGGTTGTGGCAATGCCGGCAAGCAGCATAATAATGAGTAAAGCATATCGTATCTTCATTTTTAGTTTAATTAATGCTGCAAAACAATGGCTTGCATGCCATACTAAAAAAGGCGATAGACAGTGAGCTTATAAATGTAGACCGAGGCCTTGTTTTACTCTATAAGTGCCTGTTTGATAGATAATCATTGTTTGACGTAGTGTTAAACGGGTAATCTTAGCCCTTCGTCGGTGTTTGGCTCAATTTGATAGATTTTAATTGCGGTTAACAACCATTAAGGCTTATATTGATTAAGTATTCGTTAAATTTTTGTCCATGTCAGAACCATCGACCCATAAATTCAAGAAGTCTATCTCCGTACTGGTGCTCATTCATATTTTAATATGGACGGTAATAGCGGTGGTGCTGTTTGTGTATCAACCCTTGTCGTGGAATATTGCCATCCCCATTCAATTATGGATAAAGCAGGCTATTGTATTGGCATTGCTTATTATATCATACTATGTTAATGCCAACCTGTTTGTACCAAAGTTTCTGCTGCAAAACCGGACCCGCGATTTTTTTATCCTGTTAATACTGCTTGTAGGCTTTGTTTTATTTATTAATAGCTGGATGGATCCCTGGCTACATATCCCGCAGTTAATGGATAAAGCTTTCCATCAGCACGGTCCGCCTCATCCGCGTGATCATAAACGGGATTTTTCTGTACTGATGCTTACCATGACTTCATTGGTTCTGGGAATCAGTACCAGTGTTACAGCCATCCAAAAATGGCAGTCGGATCAGCAACGCAGACAGGAACTGGAGCAGGAGAAAACAACATCCGAGCTATCGTTCCTGAAAGCGCAAATCAATCCCCATTTCTTTTTTAATACCCTGAATAATATTTATGCCCTTACGGTGGTTGATGTAGAAGCATCGCGCGAGGCTATCCATAAACTGTCGCGCATGATGCGTTACCTGTTGTATGAAACGCAGCAGGATACCACTTTTTTAAGTAAAGAAATCGGGTTTATTAAAGACTACATCGAACTGATGAAACTACGTTTGACCGACAGGGTAACGCTGCAATTTATTTATCCCGAAAACTTAAAGGACGAGCAAATTGCCCCAATGCTTTTTTTACCTTTTGTTGAAAATGCTTTTAAACACGGTATAAGCTCTACCGATCCAAGCAATATTACCATTGTGATAACGCAGAACGATGGCCTGCTCAGTATGAATGTAAGCAACACTATTTTCGATGACCCGCAGGTACAGGTAGAAGGCGATAGTGGCATAGGTTTAAACAATACCCGCCGCAGGCTGGATCTGATCTACCCCAATCATCACACCCTAATCATTGAACGCACTGCTGATGATCAATATAATGTTAAACTAACGCTCAACTTATCATGATACTAAATTGCATCGCCGTTGATGATGAACCTCTGGCATTGGGCCTGGTGAGTTCGTTTATTGAGCAAACACCTTTTCTTAATCTCAAAGGCCGCCTCTCGAGCGCGGTAGAAGCTTTAAAGGTTTTGAATGATGAAGATATAGACCTGCTGTTCCTTGATATACAAATGCCTAACCTCAACGGCATTGAGCTGGCCCGTGTGCTGGATAGCCGTGTTAATAAACCCCGCATTATTTTCACCACGGCCTACAACCAGTTTGCTTTAGAAGGGTACAAGGTTGATGCCTTGGATTACCTGCTGAAACCCTTTAACTACGAGGAATTTCTCCGAGCCGCCCAAAAAGCCCTCAAATACAAAGAACTGATTAACAAACCCGCCGAAGAACCCAAGCAGGAAGATGAATACCTTTTCATCAAGGTAGAATACCAGTTAGTCCGCGTAGCGTTGAATGATATTTTATATATAGAAGGCCTTAAAGATTATGTAAAGATCTGGCTCAAAAGCGCACCAAAGCCTTTGTTATCGCTCACTAGCCTCAAGGCCCTCGAAGAGAAACTATCATCCCGTCGCTTTATGCGCGTACACCGCTCGTTCATCGTATCGCTTGATCAGATTAATTCTGTTACCCGAAATACCCTGCAAATAGGTGATATCAACATCAGTGTTGGCGAGCAGTATAAGGATGCTTTTAATGGATTTATTAGTAAATGGGGGTGAGGAGGAGAAGCAAGAGATAAGAAACAAGCGACAAGACCTTCTTTCATAAAGAACGTTCATACTACCACGTCATTGCGAGGAACAGCCTGTCCCGGATTTATTTCGGGAAAGCAATCTCTAACCGATTCGCACTGCCATCAATACCGCACAATCCGTTTTCCATTAGGAACGGGTGTATGTAATGATTGTCAGTGGATGTTCATTTCTTTTTCTCTCAAAAAGAAACGAACCAAAGAAAAAGTCGCAGCCGAGTCCTGTTGCTATCGAGTGCAGTGGTTGGGCAGGGACAGTGGTTACCGCAACATTACCAATGCTGCATTAGAAGAGGTTATGTTAAGGTAGTGGTTGGTTCGGCAACTATTAATTTTGTCATTGCGAGGAGGAACGACGTGGACAACCGACCGTAGGGAGCTTATTAATACCGATGAAAACAAACACTTCATTAATAATCTCGTAGCTGTACAGATCAGATAGACTATGTATATGACGAGATTGCCATCCCGACAGCTGTTGGGACTCGCAATGACAAAAATTAAAGATGCTTAAATCTACAGCCCTGCAAACTGAAACGCCTTAGTAACCTTAAAATCCTTACTCGTTTCGCCGGCGTAAATCTCCCCTTTAGAAACAGCAAGCCTTTTTACACTGGCAGTTGCTGCAAAATCAACCTTTTTTAAATCAACCCAAAAGGTATTGGGGCTTAGTACGTTTTCGAAGTAATAGACCAGATTTTTCTGATCAGATACGGTGCGCCAGCGGGTACTTGATATATTGGGCTGGCCGGGCGTGGTGATGCCATAAGGCACAGAACAATTCCTGATCACGCTAAACATGCTGGCTGTTGCAATATGGATATTATCTGTTTGCGGAATGGCATGAACGTAAAATGATGCACGCACAAAACGGTCGGCGGCGCGGTTGGTGCCAGGCAGCATGGTAGTGCCGCCAATTTCTTTCCAGTATTCATTTAAGGCCAGTTGTTTTTCAAATATGGGCGAATTGGTCATCACCTGGTAAGCCTTGTTGTGGTGGATGTCGAGTTTGCCGTTGACGTATTCGAAGATGGCATTATCGCCCGATGGATCTGAAATGGCGAGGTGCAGATTGGCCATGCGGTCGGTTCCTGGCACATTGGCTGTAACTACAGTGAAATGCTGTTTGGCCAGTTCGTTAACAGCCTCATTAACCGTTTGAAAGTTATCCAGCACATATTGTACCCAGGCAGATATAGCAAGCCCTGGTTTTTTGCCGTCGTATTTTTCGTACTGCGATTCGGCCAGCCAGAGCAGATTGGCAACCAGGCCTTTTTCGTTCATGCCATCGGTGCTGCAAATGTCATAACCCGATGTAATTACACTACCGTATTTTGATTTCCATTTAAGAGAATTCGGTCCGGCCTCGCCGCTGCGTGCCATACCCCGTGGGAAGATCCAAAGGTTGCTGGCTATATCATCGCTCCAGTCCATTGAACGCGCGGTAATTACCGTGCCGTTTGGGCCCTGATACATTACCCGGGTACAGGCAACGGAGTCGATAGTTTGAGAAACTATCATTAAGAACAATAATACGATGGCCGATTTTTGTAGTAATTGATGATTCATAGATAAGAGGTTTTATAATGAATAAAAATTGTACGCTAACCAAAGGGAGTAAAATATTTATACAATTCATAATTGCTTCTGTTCCAGTTTACAAAATGAAACCTGTGAATTGTAAGCTATCTTTTACTTGCCGGTAAAACATTATTAATTAGCTTTAGTTACCATTTAAATCTCTCACAAATGAAAAAACTTTTTACTCTGTTCTTCGCATTTATTTTAGCCGGTATTTTTATTGCTTTTAAGCGAAATAGTGATTCGCCTTTGCCGCCAACTGTAAAGACAGAACAAGGCCTGGTATCGGGGGTAAAAAGCTCATCGGGGGATGTGATGGCCTTTAAAGGAATCCCTTTCGCTGCGCCGCCAATTGGTAATTTGCGGTGGAAAGCACCGCAACCAGCCATACATTGGGAAGGTGTACGTAAGTGTGATGACTTTGGCCCAAGCCCAATGCAGCCTGCGCCTAAACTGTTTTTTGTGTGGACGAACGAGTTCCTGATTCCCGAAGCACCGATTAGTGAGGATTGCCTTTATTTAAATGTGTGGACCAAAACGGCCAGTACGCACAAAAAGCCTGTGCTGGTGTGGATTTACGGTGGTGGTTTTGGTACCGGTGGTGCGGGTGTACCCATTTATGATGGCGAGGCAATGGCACGTAAGGACGTGGTATTTGTATCATTCAATTACAGGGTAGGGGTATTCGGCTTTTTTGCGCACCCGGAATTGAGTAAAGAGTCGCTGATCCATAGTTCGGGTAATTATGGTTTGATGGACCAGATTGCTGCATTGAAATGGGTGAAGAAAAACATCGCAGCGTTTGGCGGCGACCCGGATAATGTGACCATTGCTGGGCAGTCGGCAGGATCAATGAGTGTGAATTGTTTGGTGGCTTCGCCGAAGGCTAAAGGATTATTTCAGCAGGCTATTGCCGAAAGCGGTTCGATGATGATCAGCAACCAGAACAAAAAAATGATAGACCTCAACACAGCCGAAGCACAAGGCGTGGTGGCGGCCAAAGGCGCAGAGGTAACTTCGCTGCAGGATCTGCGGGCCTTATCATCACAACAACTGTTAGAAAAGGTAAAAGGCCAGTTCGGGCCAATTGCCGATGTTTATAATATATTGCCCGAACCCGTTTACCAGATCTTTGCCGAAAAGAAGGAAAATAAGATCCCGGTAATTGTGGGCTGGAACGCCGATGAGGGTATTGTGCCTAACCTTAAAAATAAAGAAGATTATATTAAGCAACTGCGTGCCGATTACGGTGCCCGTGCTAATGATGTATTAAAATATTATCCTGCCGGTACAGATGAAGAGGCAGCCAACTCTCAGGTACAATTAAACCGCGATGTTACTTTTGCTTTATCGGGCTACCAATGGGCCAAGTTGCAAAGCAGCCGAAGGGATAAACCGGTGTATGTTTACAATTTTACCCGCAGGCCACCGGCTGAGGGCGAGTACATTAAATACAAATCGTTCCACACGGCAGAGGTAGCTTATGCGCTGGATGACCTGAAGTTCCTCGATCGCCCATGGCAGCCGGTTGATCATCAGTTGAGCAAAACTATGTCAGACTACTGGGTTAACTTCGCCCGTAATGGCGACCCTAACGGTAAAGGGTTACCGCAATGGCCTCAGTTTAATGAGAAAACTAACCAGGTAATTGTTTTGGGTGATAAAGTATCAGTGCAGACGATACTGGATAAGGAGCGGTTGGATTTTATGCTGAAGTTGTTGAACAGGACTTTGGAGGAGATAAAGCAATAAGAGAGAGGCAAGAGTCGAGAGCCAGGAATCGAGATAAAGCTCCACCCATCTCGTCATTGCGAGGAACGAAGCAATCCCCGACCGATTATTACTGACTTGAATACTTCAAAACATTATGAACAGGTTGTACTCTAATCAATGTCAGTCCCGCTCAATCGCCGCGGGTAGAGCTATTACTTTTTAGCCAAAAAGTAATCAAAAGGCTCATCGGCAAAAGGCTTCTTTGCGCACAAGGCCATTCCGCACAAGCGTACAGAACCACAGGCCGGGATATTTTGCCCTGCTCACGCAGCGCACAGGCCAGCCCTTCTGCAAAATCTCCAATGCCTCTTCCTGCGCGCAGGCCACCATTGTTCTGTCCGCTTTTAGCCGAAGCCGTTTGCTGACGTTAACAGGACGCTATTATAAACAAGAAAGGTTACGAAACTATCGCAACCTCTCTTGTTTTAAATTTAAATCCGAAATCGAACATTCGAAATCCGAATATCCTTGACTCTCTTCTTAGAAGCTTGCCTTAGCTTCTTTGGCTTTATCCGTTATTTGTTCGAGGGCATCTTTAGCGTAGCTTTTCAGTTTGTCTACTAAATCGGGCGCTTTGTCGGCTAGTTCGTCAATTAATGATTTGCCTTCGCTTTCGTTCTTTTTAACTACATAACTAATGCCGTACGCAACTGCTGCGCCAATGGCAATATATTTTAATAGGTTCATGATTGTTATTTTTTAATTATTTGGTATGTGTAGTACAATGTTAGTGCCAACTATTTAGTTGTGAGTTTTGAATTAGTGAGGGAGTGAGTAATTTAATGAGTGAATGATAGAAGGAGAGAATGAGCGAATAGTGAAAGATGTAGTTTTTTATTCACTCATTCTATCATTCAAAATTCACTCATTGATTTAATGAG
Coding sequences within:
- a CDS encoding sensor histidine kinase produces the protein MSEPSTHKFKKSISVLVLIHILIWTVIAVVLFVYQPLSWNIAIPIQLWIKQAIVLALLIISYYVNANLFVPKFLLQNRTRDFFILLILLVGFVLFINSWMDPWLHIPQLMDKAFHQHGPPHPRDHKRDFSVLMLTMTSLVLGISTSVTAIQKWQSDQQRRQELEQEKTTSELSFLKAQINPHFFFNTLNNIYALTVVDVEASREAIHKLSRMMRYLLYETQQDTTFLSKEIGFIKDYIELMKLRLTDRVTLQFIYPENLKDEQIAPMLFLPFVENAFKHGISSTDPSNITIVITQNDGLLSMNVSNTIFDDPQVQVEGDSGIGLNNTRRRLDLIYPNHHTLIIERTADDQYNVKLTLNLS
- a CDS encoding LytR/AlgR family response regulator transcription factor; this encodes MILNCIAVDDEPLALGLVSSFIEQTPFLNLKGRLSSAVEALKVLNDEDIDLLFLDIQMPNLNGIELARVLDSRVNKPRIIFTTAYNQFALEGYKVDALDYLLKPFNYEEFLRAAQKALKYKELINKPAEEPKQEDEYLFIKVEYQLVRVALNDILYIEGLKDYVKIWLKSAPKPLLSLTSLKALEEKLSSRRFMRVHRSFIVSLDQINSVTRNTLQIGDINISVGEQYKDAFNGFISKWG
- a CDS encoding linear amide C-N hydrolase produces the protein MNHQLLQKSAIVLLFLMIVSQTIDSVACTRVMYQGPNGTVITARSMDWSDDIASNLWIFPRGMARSGEAGPNSLKWKSKYGSVITSGYDICSTDGMNEKGLVANLLWLAESQYEKYDGKKPGLAISAWVQYVLDNFQTVNEAVNELAKQHFTVVTANVPGTDRMANLHLAISDPSGDNAIFEYVNGKLDIHHNKAYQVMTNSPIFEKQLALNEYWKEIGGTTMLPGTNRAADRFVRASFYVHAIPQTDNIHIATASMFSVIRNCSVPYGITTPGQPNISSTRWRTVSDQKNLVYYFENVLSPNTFWVDLKKVDFAATASVKRLAVSKGEIYAGETSKDFKVTKAFQFAGL
- a CDS encoding carboxylesterase/lipase family protein, with translation MKKLFTLFFAFILAGIFIAFKRNSDSPLPPTVKTEQGLVSGVKSSSGDVMAFKGIPFAAPPIGNLRWKAPQPAIHWEGVRKCDDFGPSPMQPAPKLFFVWTNEFLIPEAPISEDCLYLNVWTKTASTHKKPVLVWIYGGGFGTGGAGVPIYDGEAMARKDVVFVSFNYRVGVFGFFAHPELSKESLIHSSGNYGLMDQIAALKWVKKNIAAFGGDPDNVTIAGQSAGSMSVNCLVASPKAKGLFQQAIAESGSMMISNQNKKMIDLNTAEAQGVVAAKGAEVTSLQDLRALSSQQLLEKVKGQFGPIADVYNILPEPVYQIFAEKKENKIPVIVGWNADEGIVPNLKNKEDYIKQLRADYGARANDVLKYYPAGTDEEAANSQVQLNRDVTFALSGYQWAKLQSSRRDKPVYVYNFTRRPPAEGEYIKYKSFHTAEVAYALDDLKFLDRPWQPVDHQLSKTMSDYWVNFARNGDPNGKGLPQWPQFNEKTNQVIVLGDKVSVQTILDKERLDFMLKLLNRTLEEIKQ
- a CDS encoding YtxH domain-containing protein; this translates as MNLLKYIAIGAAVAYGISYVVKKNESEGKSLIDELADKAPDLVDKLKSYAKDALEQITDKAKEAKASF